Genomic DNA from Acanthopagrus latus isolate v.2019 chromosome 2, fAcaLat1.1, whole genome shotgun sequence:
GTTCTCTCTGGTTTAAAAGGCatattctgtttctgtgtaaaagAGCTGGACTGAGTCTAGGACAAAAGCTAAGCTTGACTGACTCCACCTGTACTTTGTGGAGGAAAGACTGTCCTAAACATTAGGGTTTGGAAATGTCAAGCCTAAAGCTCAAAATATTAGTCTGGTTCGGATGGCAGGGAGGATTATATGAATGCCTTCACCTCTCCCACCCGAAGATACTGCAGTGCATGATTTGGCACACCAACAGAACCTTATCTGACTCATTATCTGAACCTTTATCTTACCATTTCCCTGTGTTGAACTCTGAGTAAACTCTGAGTTTGCGTATTCTGGAAGGAGATACAGGGTCCCTTTGCACaactgttaattaattaattaattaatattaattgaTCCCTTAGTCAGTTACACTTATATATCGGCAACTCCTAATTCAGACCAAATTCCAACAGTTACTTGCTGTCTTGTGAGCATGTCAGGTGGGATGTGCAGATGTGAAGTTTTGCGCAGCACTTGTCCTAATCATAGACTAATTAACCTTCACCGTAATCTTACAAACCCATCCCCGTCGTTTCACCCTGACTACATATGATGTGAAACAATGTCCATGTGTGTTGATATAGATAACACAAAATGAGAGCAGATAAGTGTACTTTTAGACCATACATAATAAAAAGAACGCAGAAGATATTTTGTCCTTTTAAGTAAGGTAACCGACACGTGACCGTGTCAAAAGGGGCAAATTGAATATTCAGAAATCCTAATATTTTTCATCCCTATTTAACTTGACATATTAAAACACATGGCAAACAAATGTCAGTAAACCAGTCTAAGAAATTATCTGCATCAGGTCCTGAGTTGTGACTGACTGATTACAACCTCCTGTATATCTCTGATTATGTTACCTTAGTGAAGAAACACAGTAACACTTCACAATAACCGTCATGAATAAATGGTTCATTTATAGTTGAATAAAAATGAGTTAACAGTTAATTGTTAACCAACAATGAAACGCTTTATCATCATTTTACGCATCAAATAATTATTGTAAAGTTGCTGCcaaactttgtaaatgtttaataaatactttaattGTGATTTGGATGACCCTTAAAAAGTTGTAACTGGTCTctataaacctttacaattgaTGAATAAGTCGTTTAAACGCAGTTAAATAACTTTTAATCTAATGTTTAATTAGCCGTACATGTACCTCATGCTGTGCTTAACTGATTCACCTCTCAGTGCCCCCACTGACAGATATGCATTGGCGAGTTGTGCAGTGTGTCAAGCAGGTATCTGCCACTTATTTTCATTACCCAAAAGGAGAATTATCTCTTCGTGTTTGTGATAAAAGGGTAAAAACAGGCCATCAGTTCACCATCGCTAAATGTGTCCACACACATTCTGCATGACTAAATCAGGATAAATTACCGTGTGGAATAAAAACCTAGTTGTAAAGAATGAGGGACGCTCCAACAGTGATTTTGCCACCAAGCGTTTATCTCTGTGAATAAGTTACCACTTGTATTATCTTGAGATCACAATGTACGTCTGTTTTGTAAAGCATTACACAAGCATGAAATCATTGCCTGCTTgcggactttttttttaatgcttaaaGGGGGCGTCGCAGTCAGTGGGACAGTATAAAGCTGAGTTCAAGTCTTGGAgaaacagcagcaccacaggAGGACTGTACACGCCTTTGACACTGCTCCATACTCAAGAGACTCAAGAGACAAAGCAACAGCCATGGCCACCCTCAAACACCAACAGAACAATGCCACAGGTATGCATGTGATTCTACCAGCTGTGCACAATTTATGTTCACAACAACCCTTGATTGATTATAATGGTCCTAGTTTTATATGTAGAACGTATGACTGTGGTTCACAATTAAATACGATTTGCTATCTTTTCTCCTCAgcactcaaaaaaacaaaaactcctgGGATGAACAACCACTTCACAGATGTGCACGGTCTGCCTTGCATAGAGAAGATTGTGAGCTCAGTGGAGGACACACCAGAGCCCATCATCACCAAAATCACTGGTAAAGTTCCAGAATGGATCAACGGAAAGTTCTTGAGGAACGGGCCGGGGAAGTTCGAGATCGGAAACCAGAAGTGAGTAAAACATCTTCTTGctgcttcatctgctgctgccactgcgtCACAAAGctcactcctctctcctgttctcTCCATCCTTACCAGGTTTAACCACTGGTTTGATGGCATGGCTCTCCTGCACCAGTTCAAAATATGCAACGGTCAGGTGACCTACAAAAGCCGCTTCCTGTCCAGTGACAGTTACCAAGCCAACAAGGAGGGCAACCGCATCGCAGTGTCTGAGTTTGGCACCGTCATGATGCCGGACCCTTGTAAAAACTTCTTCCAGCGCTTCCTGTCACGATTTGAATTACCAAGTGAGTGCAAGAACTGTTGTGAGCTGCTGTGAGCTGTTTTTGAGGTTGTGTTCTGTGTCGTTGATGTTGGCATCTTCATCTTCCCATGTAGAGCCCACAGATAATGCCAACGTGAGCTTTGTGACCTACAAAGGTGATTATTACGTCAGCACGGAAACCAATGTCATGCATAGAGTGGACCCTGAGACACTGGATACAACCAAAAAGGTAACAGGATGTTGAATGTAAGACGTGTCATTGTAACTGATAATCTGTGCACGGCAGTTCATGTGTTCCTCCCTGCTTTGACCTGGTGCTGTACACACGATAGCTACAATGTTTAAGTGAATTGATGGCAGGCTTGGTGGCTACTGGCGGTCCTGACTGTACAATCAGCTTATAAAATATCGTAAAATAAGAGCTAACAAAGTCTTTGCACTCATGTACTTGTACCTATTAGGTGGACTGGAGCAAATTCATAGCTGTGAACGGAGCTACGGCACACCCTCACACCGATCCCGATGGAACAACATACAACATGGGGAACTCCTACACTCCGAAAGGTATCTGACAAACATCAAATCAGTTTGTTCACACGACATCATAGAAATCTGAGTATTAACAGACAACGGTACAGAACAACAACCCTACTCCCCATGTGTCTGATGATCTTtagtaaaaatacatatttgtatcTGTGCTGAAAGGAGCGTACTACAACATCATCCGAGTGCCACCGACCAAGCAAACACCCGACGAAACCCTGGAGGGAACCACCGTGCTGTGCACTATTCCCTCAGTGGACAAGACCAAACCATCCTACTACCACAGCTTCGGTGAGCAGAAGTTTTCATGTTCAAATCAAAGCTGAGCCTTGACTATAGATCATATTAAAGGAATTAGGGTCAGTCTTTGTGGGGATTCTAACCACGTCTATAAGGAGGCACTGGTTTGATATGAGAGCTCAGTACCAGTGCAAATAATGACCTCATGAATTGGACTAGGTATTAGGCACACAAGACTGATCAAATCAAAATTCAGTGTCTTGGTCGACTCAAGGATTCCTACAGCAATCTTAATTAAAGCCTCAGTAATGGTGATACAGGGCTGCactaaaacatatttttattacacaataatctgccaattatttattcaattaaCAGTTTGGcctatgaaatgtcaaaaaagcaaaaagttAGTTAGTTAGAACCCAAGCTGACATCTTCAAATCTTGTGTTGTCTGACTAAAAGTCCATCAGGTATTCAGTTTATTAGAATGAtaagcagcaaatcctcaaacTTGAAAAGCTGTAACATGAGAACTTGAAgcattgtttcctttttttattggtgAACAACTAAAATGATTTATCAGCTGTCAAACTAACACAATATGACAATATTTCAGTCATCCAATTGTTTATATCAACAAATCTTTTCCGCTGTAGACTGATCCCAGTAAGCTccaagatagatagatatagagattTTAAATTTGGCAATAAGAGAGCTCTGGTATGGGATCGGGACTAGGTACTGACCGACAGTCTCAGCTATCTCTATCCAGGGAGAAGCTGAGATGGTGCATCTCTAGCTTCCTCAAGAAAATGTCTCAACACTGTCAACACTGAGTCATCTTTTCAGAGTTCTGAGTACGAACTAACACCATTTCTCTATCCATTACAGCAATGTCTGAGAACTACGTGGTGTTCATTGAGCAGCCCATCAAGATGGACCTGTTGAAGATTGTGACAGGAAAGTTGAGAGGGAAAAGCATCAGCGATGGCTTTTCCTGGGACCCAAAACTCAACACCGCCTTCCACCTGGTTCACAAGCAGACAGGAGAGGTAGGGCTCGGACACGCACCTTGACTTCTCTAAAATGCACCCTATTCCCAATGCTTGTGCTGTATGTTAAACAGATTTGGGTTGCCTTCACTCTGTTCAATCATGCGTTACAGGTTAGCGCGATCAAGTACCTCGCCAAGCCACTGTCAACCTTCCACCAGATCAACGCATATGAGGAGGACGGCTTCTTAATTATAGACATGTGTGCTTCAGACGATGGCCAGGCGATCAATAACTACAATGTCCAGAACCTGCGCAAGTCTGGAGAGGCTCTTGATGAGGTAAGCAGGTTGAGGAGTCCAAAGACAGGTGAAATTCAAGTGGAGCGCCTGAGTTGATTTTGGTTCAGCCacacatcagtttgtttgtttgttaaggCTGACAGTGTGTTCACATTTCTCCCATCAGGTGTATAACACCATGTGCAGAGTGTTCCCGCGACGTTTCGTTCTGCCTCTCAATGTGGACGATAACACACCATACAACCAGAACTTGTACAACCGGGGCGACAGTACAGCCACTTGTACGAGAACTGCCAAGAACAAGGTGAGCAGCCGGCGCCATCTTAATGTGCTGACACAGGAGACCTGTCTTTTACATGTGCGTGATTGCACAGAAGAACATTAAGACTTGGCTTAATAAAAGGGTACCACTGACAGAAAGGATACTCAGTGTTGCATACATACATCCCAACTGTTTCATTACCAATAAGAAGGAACCCTGACTCTTTTTCACCTTTTGATCTCTCATTAATGGACTCTTGTTTTCGGTGAGGGACACCTCTAACTGAATATTACCGCAGTAAACATCAGCAATATGAACTCCTTTTCTCTGTGCAGGTCTTCTGTACCCACGAGGACCTCCACGGGGAGGACCTTCATCAGTACGGAGGTCTGGAGTTTCCTCAGATAAACTACGGCAAGTACAACACCCACCCCTACCGTTACTTCTACGGCTGTGGCTTCAGACATCTTGTGGGAGATACACTCATCAAGATGGACCTCAACGGAAAACACATGAAGGTGAGTCAAgttgaattttcttttgtctcagaTGTTTCCAGCTGTTGATCACTACAAGTCAAACACCAACACAAGTTCATCACTCATTTTCAGATCTTAACATGTTTGCATATATTATACAATTTGTATATCAACCTTAAGATTTGAAGaatgcaaaagaaaagtaaaacagcagCTCACACGAAATCCAAGAGTCATGACTAACTGCTGTATTTTCTCACAGGTGTGGGAAGAACCTGGTGTTTATCCCTCTGAACCAGTCTTCGTACCCTCCCCTGATGCCACGGAGGAGGATGACGGTGTGGTCTTGTCTGTGGTCATCACTCCAAATATGGTCAGTTGGGTTCAGTAAAATATTCTAAACAAGGAGCTCTACCTCTGtcgtttttcattttgtaatggCAACAATATGACACTTCTGGACTGTCCCTTAAACACATTCATACTGCATCGCACATGACCTTTTTTTGCTATAATCCTGAAGCCAAAGCTGAAAATACTAAATCCTTTTTCTTGTGTCTTAATTCTTTGAAGGACAAGAGTACGTTCCTCCTGGTTTTGGATGCCAAAACATTTGAGGAGCTTGGCAGGGCCGCTGTGCCTGTCAACATCCCCTACGGGTTCCACGGGACATTTAACGCCACAACATAAATATTTAGACATGTAGAGATAGATATGGAGtgggaaagaaaatgttgaatgtaCCTCTGACCTCAAGTGGAGAGATAGTCATGGCAGAAGTGTTATGCTATGTAAATGCTGCAGATGATGTTTTGTGTCATcatacagacaaacaaatcatCAAAGATATGAATGTATAGTTTGCTTGGACGTTTTAGCAaaagtgctggaaaaaaaaagtattatattGATGTTGTGCTGTGCTTGAAGCCTTTTGAAAACATGCCCTGTTGTAAATAagtatttaatatttacatttaaatatatttctattttaagATACAGGCTGAAATCGCAGGAAtcggggaaaaaaagaggaaaatgtctgTATTTCAATTGCATTTGCTgctctgtacacacactgtgactgcaataaaaaaaagttttacagaACAGACAATGTGCAAGTTCAGCAAAGACTCTTTTTATAGCATCCTCTTTTGTAAGAACCAAAACTGAAGCCTAAAGGTGCACTTTGGCACAAGGTGCCACATGTTAGAGAAGCCTATGTTAATGTGTTGCTCTATTGAGTGACTTATGAATGACctgatgaaaatgtatatttttaagtaAAGATTTtgaataatcaaataaaaatctgtacCTAAGCATCTGTTCTACGTGCactcctttcctcctcttagTAATTACTGTTGCTGTTAGAAATGTTTGCTTGCAAATTCAAGGTAGACATTATACAACACACCTTTTACTTTAACCTGTATAACATATTTTAGAAAGGCATTGTAATGCTGCAATTCGAATGGTAGTTTCACTCCATACAAACTTTACATATCAGTCACTGAcaacaaaaataagcaataattCCACAATACTGTGAGTTCTATATCATAGGTGTGATTGATAAaggacaaaaaagagaaaaatatacaGCTTCACTAcgtctctctttacatttattttgtcctgtTGTCAGCTTCAACTAAGAAAGAAATAgtcataatttctgcatattaatattcatataaaaaagagaaagcactAAAGTACAATTAAAAGAGCTGTGTCTCATCTctccagtttactaatacaatctgctgctggtttggagtcactgggccacatgacatggaagatattgaaaaactaaaattattttgtattaatatgtttatgctaagtaatttaatgaccGTCCCTAACTCAGTTTCCAGCAATTCAGTGGGAGGCTCTGAGAGGCGAGTTGACGGATCTCCTGCCGCTAACACTGGGAGAACCTCAGTAAAGTCTTGGCTGGACCTGAGTGAATATCCACTGAGTATCCaacctaaaactaacttcaccctGGTTCGATAAGTTGCTGTTGCAGCCTTTAATGACGAGGATTTCAATCACTCAACATAAACggtgacttgtagaaattatacaaatagcagtaatgacaataataatcgaTTTCAAGATAACTTGAAGGTGTAGTGCTTTAACTGTGTGCAACCTCAATTTGCCATTCGCCCGTGATATTAAACCTACAAAaatcatgtcctttttttttttttgcggcgGCACTGAAAATCCTGCAGCAGAATGCATATAGGCACATCAGATAACCTCCCGAAACGATTGCAGGCTCTTcggtggagctctgctttgaatgacaTTCCATCGTGCCAAATGAATGGACTACTTGAggagtgacatgaagacatgagTCAGAGCGGCCGGTCATTGTGTTTACCATTATCTCACTCAACATgtgaaacaaaactaaacaaaaaaaagaaaaaaaaaatggatttgcaTGATTTAGGAGAGCCTCCTTTTGTGAAGAATCACACCTCTGCCATATATTTCAAAGTAGTTGTTTATTCTAAATCTATTAAGCTATTGAAACTAAATGTGGCACACTTGCACCCTCTGCTGGCCAGCCATTTGTCTTACTACTGCTTACATTCTATTTCAGAAcacaagctgaaaacaaaataggAGGGAATGGCATGTAGCatgtctaaaaaaaacagagatgcaacacaactttgttttctcttaGTTTTGGAGGTCGATAAGTGCACTTACATTTCTTTCATACACCacgtttttttaaatgaaaacaaaagcatataGTGTACATATTGAGCACTGATTATCTATGAAAAATAGCACATACATTTGTGCATACTGAATTTTTGTTTAGGAAAAACTACAAAGTATTGAGTTATATAAAGATACATCACAAAATATAAGCCTACTATGAAGAATCAAAGTGTGTTGAGATTTGGAGAAGAGTAATTCATATTCTATTCAAAATTAgctcaaaactcaaaaaacTCATAACAGCAAAcctatatttattttacagtcaaagcaatgacacattttatggaGCTGTGCTCTtcataaatgtaacatttacatAGAATATTAGTTAATATGACTAAGATATGAACTGTAGAAGgcacatgtacagtacaacaacaaagcaaaagaAAGCCATTCTTCAGTTTAAATAAAGCGGTCTGTTTTACCACCTGTGTGAAGCCCGTGCTGCAGATTTAACCCTGCAGTTTGTCTGAAATCAGAGCCAATGTTTGCCTCAGatgatttttcttctctttaagGTAGGACTCAAGGTTTCGGGCTTCTGCCAAATTGACCTCCAGCTTCTTCATCTTGGAGgtatctgctgcagctctctcacTGCAACAAGCCACAAATATCGACATTTAAGACCTGAGACTATGAAGATATGAGTTTTGTGTACTGGGCTTATGAGTGGTGTCAGTGACCAACAGGTTTTTAGTGTGAAGCAcattgtcatttgttttatcaAATAACTATGGATCAGAACTGTAAAGTCTTATGTAGTTCTTTAAATATGACCTACCTTAACACTTCAACAAATGTTGACAACAGCATGTGGACCTCACCACAACAATTGAACCCTACAACAGAAAAAACCAACAAGAGGAATGCTGCATATTTCACTCAATTGCAGAAATAACTTAGCTTGACAGTCAGACTGAAGAACCATGAGTGATAAGTGCCAAACCCCATAATAAAGAGCCCAAGGGCTAAATTATGTAACACCATATTATTGATAGGCTCAGACATTATCAGTTCTTTTATCATTTtggtgtaatttttttttatcacattgcTGCATCTCCTCTGCCAAGTtcctctaaacacacacacacacacacacacacacacacacacaagacattGTAATCAGCAGAGCAGTGGTCGCAGTGGTAGGCTGTGGTCGAGACACTCAAGAGTTAGTCCGtctatgatcggatttttaagatgcatgtatacaccttagtctgactaaaacaggaccagatcggatttctcatagtcggattaaaacacctagattattagattgatagtcgcattaaTCCTGCATGTATACATTCCATCAGATTGGATTCCGATTTGGATTCAGATTGGATTTTGCATTCTGTGCAGCCTCAAGACGGACAGTGACggcagcttctttcctctgaaatcaccGCACGCAGATAATTTTACAGccatttgttattttccctcTTCGTGAGTGATTTTTCTGTTGAATTACCTTTTCATAGTTTATTTCCTTCTTAGATCAGTGTAGTAGTTTTTCCTCTTTCgagagtgattttctgttttgtgcttcctttgttttatgtttgtcgTCTGTTTGTTCAGACGAGATCAGAGTTTCATAGCCTTCCGATTTGTCACTCTTTCGGAAGAAGATACAAgtgatttcagaataaaactcGTTCGTGgactgcatctgagtcctcatTTTGCCAGGCCTGACACCAATATTATATTAGATAAGAGCACAGGCACAAGTACTGCAGGAGGTgaatggaggagagaaaaaaggagaggcagagaaagaggtTGAGCATGgtgaggcagcagagagcagcagcgaaggagagtgagagggaggaaaaaaacaaaacacagggaaTCCAGCTGGGACCCAAATT
This window encodes:
- the LOC119007313 gene encoding beta,beta-carotene 9',10'-oxygenase-like translates to MATLKHQQNNATALKKTKTPGMNNHFTDVHGLPCIEKIVSSVEDTPEPIITKITGKVPEWINGKFLRNGPGKFEIGNQKFNHWFDGMALLHQFKICNGQVTYKSRFLSSDSYQANKEGNRIAVSEFGTVMMPDPCKNFFQRFLSRFELPKPTDNANVSFVTYKGDYYVSTETNVMHRVDPETLDTTKKVDWSKFIAVNGATAHPHTDPDGTTYNMGNSYTPKGAYYNIIRVPPTKQTPDETLEGTTVLCTIPSVDKTKPSYYHSFAMSENYVVFIEQPIKMDLLKIVTGKLRGKSISDGFSWDPKLNTAFHLVHKQTGEVSAIKYLAKPLSTFHQINAYEEDGFLIIDMCASDDGQAINNYNVQNLRKSGEALDEVYNTMCRVFPRRFVLPLNVDDNTPYNQNLYNRGDSTATCTRTAKNKVFCTHEDLHGEDLHQYGGLEFPQINYGKYNTHPYRYFYGCGFRHLVGDTLIKMDLNGKHMKVWEEPGVYPSEPVFVPSPDATEEDDGVVLSVVITPNMDKSTFLLVLDAKTFEELGRAAVPVNIPYGFHGTFNATT